The following nucleotide sequence is from Gammaproteobacteria bacterium.
CTACAGAGTTTCCTTCTCTATCAGTGACGAAGATCTTTCCCATGTCAGTTCAGCTCTTTTTTTGGCGTGCTCTTTGGCTCGAAGGGGCTCCAGGCTCAAAATCCACTCCGTCATTGCTCGTGCCTCGTCTTCCGTAACGTGGTCGTTCGGTACCATAGGCGCCATCCCCCAGTTTCCGCCGCCGCCGGAAATGATCTTTTCAATGAGCACCTCGAGCATGACTTCCTTGCGTGCAGAATGAAGGGCGGCAATTGCCGTGTACGGTGGCCCCAGCAGCACCACATCCATAGAGTGACACGCGTGGCAACCTTTCTCCCGCAACAACGGTAGCTCTTCGGTCCCCTCAGAGTGACCAGGGCCTGCAACGAGGATCAAACTTACGCAGGAAGCAGCAACAACGCGAAGTCTCTTTCCGAGTGGGGGTCTTTGTTCTCTCATCACCTAGTCCTCCACTCTGGATAGTTGCTGTTTCTTGTCATAGGCGCCGTCACCCGGGTCGATAATGAAGGCCATTCGTCGCCCATAGGCCATGATTGGAACGTTGCCGTAGGAGGACACGAGCACACCGGTGTCCGGATCCACCTGCAGCATTCTCAAATAGGCACGCTGTCGCGGAAGTGGCAACACCCCAAATTCCTTCGTGCTGGGATCGAAACGATAAATTACGTCGGCGTTGGAGGTGGCAATCCACACTACTTGTCGCACAGGGTCCCAGGTCACCGCATAGGGCGCGCTGCCGCGATCCGGCAGATCGTAGATACCGATCTGCTTTCTTGCCTGGGTGTCGTACTCCACCAGCTGACCACCGCCGAACATCGGCACATACAGGATGTCTTCTTCGCTAATCGTCAATCGGCGGGGGCCTGCGTTCATGGACGGCATTACCACCAACTCTTCAAATTCCAGAGTCTCCGTATTGAAGGAGCCGAACGCGCCGATACCGAGCTGGCTGTACCAGACATGCTTGCGGTCAGATTCCATCAGTGCGCCGTAGAGCTGGGCTCGAGCACTTGGCCGTCCGGGTATTTCCGGCGCGATATAGTTTCCGACTGCGCCGGTCTCCGGATGAAAATAGCCGACCGCATTGGCGGCAATATTGGAGTACCAAAGCCGCCCCTCAGTGTCAGTAAGCGCCTCGTGCTTGGGATCGAAGGTGACATCGTGGATACCGACGCCGCGGACTTTCTCGTCTCGTACGGGCCAGACCCGCCACTCTTCATTCTCGGGATCGACGAGCTGGGCCACGATTCCATTAAATAGTCCCGTGACCCACAGACTGCCGTCCGAGCCCTTGTTCAGAGTGTGCGGCCCCACGGGAACGTCGGACGGAACGGTGAAGACGCGCTGCTCGCCCGTAAATCTGTTGACTCTAATCAAGTCGTCGGAGTTGACGTCGGCAATCCAGAGGTCTGAGCCCATGAGCACCGCTTCGCGAATCGCATTCGGATCGGGCACTTCGTACTCGCTGATCACCGTATCCGGAGTGACGATCAGCGGCGCACCCCAATCGTAGTCCTCCACATAGTCCATGCGGCCAGGAAAAAGTTCGGTGATTTTCTTTGCCAGCGGCTCAACGGGAAACTGCCAGTACGACGCCTGGACGTCCACCTTGCGCTTCGGATTTCCTCGTGCGAACTCCTCTACATAGAGGTAGTTCATATACTTCACTGACATGCTCCAGCTCTGCTCCAGAGCGGGGCCAGAGTTTCCGTGCATGTCATGGATGGCATTCGCGAAATCGCGAATCTCTGGCGCCGGGAATTGATGACAGCTGACGCAATTCTGAACTATCACAGCCACATCTTCAGGGTCCTGGACCGAATCCAGCCACGCGGATGAGGGAGCAACCGCGGCTTGATTAGCTACACGCCGCATAACGATGGTGAGGTTGG
It contains:
- a CDS encoding c-type cytochrome, with amino-acid sequence MMREQRPPLGKRLRVVAASCVSLILVAGPGHSEGTEELPLLREKGCHACHSMDVVLLGPPYTAIAALHSARKEVMLEVLIEKIISGGGGNWGMAPMVPNDHVTEDEARAMTEWILSLEPLRAKEHAKKRAELTWERSSSLIEKETL